Proteins encoded together in one Campylobacter concisus window:
- the ppk2 gene encoding polyphosphate kinase 2 — MSKDKKHQKNDKLGYEEELRLLQIELLKFQNHVKDKGLRVLMLMEGRDAAGKGGTIKRLTEHLNPRGCRIVALTKPSDVEKTQWYFQRYVTHLPSAGEIVIFDRSWYNRAGVEPVMGFCTQAEHKEFLREVPKFEEMIINSGIIFFKIYLSITKEEQKKRFKERLNDPLKQFKISPVDQKAQELWDQYSIAKYSMLLASHNSISPWVIVSSDNKKEARLNVFKFILTHVEYPKKIDEYLKYDKSVVRDGSEEIKRIEEGLNKDKLKSID; from the coding sequence ATGTCAAAAGATAAAAAGCACCAAAAGAACGATAAACTTGGCTATGAAGAAGAGCTAAGGCTGCTTCAGATAGAACTTTTAAAATTCCAAAATCATGTCAAAGACAAGGGGCTTAGGGTGCTCATGCTAATGGAGGGTCGAGATGCAGCTGGTAAGGGTGGCACGATAAAGCGCTTAACTGAGCATCTAAATCCGCGCGGTTGCCGTATTGTGGCGCTTACAAAGCCAAGTGACGTCGAGAAGACGCAGTGGTACTTTCAAAGATACGTGACACATCTGCCAAGTGCTGGTGAGATCGTCATCTTTGATAGGAGCTGGTACAACAGGGCTGGGGTTGAGCCAGTGATGGGCTTTTGCACGCAGGCTGAGCATAAAGAGTTTTTGCGTGAGGTGCCAAAATTTGAAGAGATGATCATAAACTCAGGCATCATTTTTTTTAAAATTTACCTCTCGATCACAAAAGAGGAGCAAAAAAAGCGCTTTAAAGAGCGCCTAAACGACCCGCTAAAGCAGTTTAAGATCTCTCCAGTAGATCAAAAAGCGCAAGAACTTTGGGATCAGTACTCCATCGCCAAATACTCGATGCTGCTAGCCTCTCACAATAGCATCTCGCCGTGGGTCATCGTCTCAAGTGACAATAAAAAAGAGGCAAGGCTAAATGTCTTTAAATTTATCCTAACTCACGTCGAATATCCAAAAAAGATAGATGAGTATCTAAAATACGACAAAAGCGTCGTAAGAGATGGAAGCGAGGAGATCAAGCGCATAGAAGAGGGGCTTAATAAAGATAAGCTAAAAAGTATCGACTGA
- the dsbD gene encoding protein-disulfide reductase DsbD — protein MFFKFIFSLILFASSLFAEVLDVSKAFVLSPSIDEQGVEIKFKFGENIYLYKDSFEVKLGEEKINSLLNMPKSENTGEYEIYPKDFSLFIPLNLVKEHLKNGSARLNLSYQGCAKNGICYRPQTKIYDIFEKFGKFSIIAFEKEQKDETNPEFTELSEDQSIANELSSKNFFISLATFFGYGLLLSLTPCVFPMIPILSSIIVSKGGSLNAKKGFLLSLVYVVAMSLAYALAGVGASLLGFGIAGALQNIYVLGAFAAIFIILSFSMFGFYDIKLPSKFENLISKKSQNSSGLVGVFIMGFASALIVSPCVAAPLAGALLYIAQSGDAIYGGIMLFVMGLGMGAPLLVIGLSSGKLLPRPGGWMDEVKKLFGFLMLIMAVWILARVLGAFFELLGYGVIGVFAAIYLGALEAANSGWTKFKKALCVLVFIYSLMLIIGAFLGSKDAFSPLSGLNLAKNESELNFKQARNLNELNEMIKSSSKPVLVDFYADWCASCKEIEHITFKDAGVKNALAKFTLIRIDVTSGGAQNDEMLRNFGLIDPPALLLFKDGEEQKSLRTIGFINAKNFIAKLEKI, from the coding sequence ATGTTTTTTAAATTTATTTTCTCTCTCATTTTGTTTGCAAGCTCGCTTTTTGCCGAGGTTTTAGACGTTAGTAAGGCGTTTGTTTTAAGCCCAAGTATCGATGAACAAGGCGTGGAGATCAAGTTTAAATTTGGCGAAAATATCTATCTTTACAAAGATAGCTTTGAGGTTAAGCTAGGCGAAGAGAAGATAAATTCTTTGTTAAACATGCCAAAAAGCGAAAACACCGGCGAATATGAAATTTATCCAAAAGATTTTTCACTGTTTATCCCATTAAATTTAGTAAAAGAGCATCTTAAAAATGGTAGTGCTAGGCTAAATTTAAGCTATCAAGGCTGTGCTAAAAATGGCATCTGTTACCGCCCGCAAACTAAAATTTATGACATCTTTGAGAAATTTGGCAAATTTAGCATCATAGCCTTTGAAAAAGAGCAAAAAGATGAAACAAATCCTGAATTTACCGAGCTTTCAGAAGATCAAAGCATCGCAAATGAACTAAGCAGCAAAAACTTTTTCATCTCGCTTGCGACATTTTTTGGCTACGGCCTACTACTCTCGCTCACACCTTGCGTATTTCCGATGATACCGATCTTATCAAGCATCATCGTCTCAAAGGGTGGCAGCCTAAATGCCAAAAAAGGTTTCTTGCTCTCGCTAGTCTATGTCGTTGCGATGAGCCTTGCCTACGCTCTTGCTGGCGTTGGGGCAAGCCTGCTTGGCTTTGGCATCGCAGGGGCTCTGCAAAACATCTACGTACTCGGCGCGTTTGCGGCCATTTTTATCATCTTAAGCTTTAGTATGTTTGGCTTTTACGACATCAAACTGCCGTCAAAATTTGAAAACTTAATCAGCAAAAAGTCACAAAACAGCTCAGGCCTCGTCGGTGTTTTCATCATGGGCTTTGCCTCAGCGCTCATCGTCTCGCCTTGCGTGGCAGCACCGCTAGCAGGCGCACTTCTATACATCGCACAAAGCGGAGACGCCATTTATGGGGGCATCATGCTCTTTGTCATGGGGCTAGGCATGGGCGCGCCGCTTCTTGTGATAGGGCTAAGCTCTGGCAAGCTCCTGCCAAGACCTGGCGGCTGGATGGATGAAGTTAAAAAACTCTTTGGCTTTTTGATGCTCATCATGGCTGTTTGGATCCTTGCACGCGTGCTTGGAGCGTTTTTTGAACTACTTGGTTACGGCGTCATAGGCGTCTTTGCAGCCATTTATCTTGGGGCGCTTGAGGCAGCAAATAGCGGCTGGACTAAATTTAAAAAAGCACTTTGTGTGCTAGTTTTTATCTACTCGCTCATGCTAATAATCGGCGCATTTTTGGGCTCAAAAGACGCGTTTTCGCCGCTTTCTGGGCTAAATTTAGCCAAAAACGAGAGCGAGCTAAATTTCAAACAAGCTAGAAATTTAAACGAGCTAAATGAGATGATAAAAAGCTCAAGCAAGCCAGTACTTGTGGATTTTTATGCCGACTGGTGCGCGAGCTGCAAAGAGATAGAGCACATCACTTTTAAAGATGCCGGCGTGAAAAATGCTTTGGCAAAATTTACGCTTATTCGCATCGACGTGACAAGTGGCGGGGCGCAAAATGATGAGATGTTAAGAAATTTTGGGCTCATCGATCCGCCTGCGCTTCTACTTTTTAAAGACGGCGAAGAGCAAAAATCACTTAGAACGATCGGCTTTATAAATGCTAAAAATTTCATAGCAAAGCTTGAGAAAATTTAG
- the kdsB gene encoding 3-deoxy-manno-octulosonate cytidylyltransferase, which translates to MIIIPARLASTRFSNKILKEINGVPMFVATALRVSGVDDVAVAVDEPSVLDIAKTHGIKAVLTSKDHQSGTDRINEAAQILGLSESEIIINVQADEPFIEPENIAKFRAFCEQNRQKAFMFSCYKKMDDEFADDKNLVKVVTDFEGYALYFSRSRIPFNRSECKSYKAHLGIYGYSVKSLKEFCGLLPSSLENTEKLEQLRALENGKRIAMLEVESQSIGIDSEEDYQRALAKFGK; encoded by the coding sequence ATGATAATCATCCCAGCCCGCCTTGCCTCAACAAGGTTTAGTAATAAAATTTTAAAAGAGATAAACGGCGTGCCGATGTTTGTGGCGACGGCTCTTAGAGTAAGCGGCGTGGATGATGTGGCGGTTGCTGTGGATGAGCCAAGCGTGCTTGATATCGCCAAGACTCACGGCATAAAAGCGGTGCTAACTAGCAAAGATCATCAAAGTGGCACTGACAGGATAAACGAAGCGGCGCAAATTTTGGGGCTAAGCGAGAGTGAGATCATCATAAATGTTCAGGCTGATGAGCCATTTATCGAGCCTGAAAATATTGCTAAATTTAGGGCATTTTGCGAGCAAAACAGGCAAAAAGCCTTTATGTTTTCTTGCTATAAAAAGATGGACGATGAGTTTGCGGATGATAAAAATTTAGTCAAAGTGGTGACTGATTTTGAGGGCTACGCGCTTTATTTTTCAAGGTCTAGGATACCATTTAACAGAAGCGAGTGTAAAAGCTATAAAGCGCACCTTGGCATCTACGGATACAGCGTAAAGAGCCTAAAAGAGTTTTGCGGTCTCTTGCCTTCAAGCCTTGAAAACACAGAAAAACTCGAGCAGCTGCGTGCCCTAGAAAATGGCAAAAGGATAGCGATGCTAGAGGTTGAAAGTCAAAGTATCGGCATAGATAGCGAAGAGGACTACCAAAGAGCGCTAGCTAAATTTGGTAAATGA
- the thrC gene encoding threonine synthase: protein MRLTPTRSVKDEKVKNVNLSTAMLSPSSAHGGLYAPKKLPKITKAKWQELSSLSYEKLALHIISLFKFDVPEAFFKKALKRYASFDDPKHPVIFKKIDKNLYVNELYHGPTRAFKDMALQPFGSLLSQLAKERGERYLIMCATSGDTGPATLQTFANDENIKVVCLYPDGGTSEVQKLQMQTMQGENLKVFGIKGDFDDAQRALKTLLANDKFKSELKKKRLKLSAANSVNFGRILFQIIYHAYAYANLLKQKALKANESFDIIVPSGNFGNALGAYYAKKMGAKIGKIKIASNANNILTQFFTTGVYDLRDKKLVKTISPAMDILISSNVERLLFDKFGSVRTNELMQSLAKNKFYKLSKQELEVLQEDFEASWCEDKECEAYIAKLAKDGYAIDPHTATCFKMVDASRINVITSTAHWVKFTPSMIKACQIKDTKDEKDALAKTAKILNDSVPNSINSLFSAKILHKNIIKEDEIKKCVLEWIER from the coding sequence ATGAGACTAACACCAACTAGAAGCGTGAAAGATGAAAAGGTAAAAAATGTAAATTTAAGCACAGCCATGCTTAGCCCAAGCTCCGCTCACGGCGGACTTTACGCGCCAAAGAAGCTACCAAAGATCACAAAAGCAAAGTGGCAAGAGCTCTCAAGCCTAAGCTACGAAAAGCTCGCACTTCACATAATTTCGCTATTTAAATTTGACGTGCCAGAGGCGTTTTTCAAAAAGGCTCTTAAGAGATATGCAAGCTTTGATGATCCAAAGCACCCAGTCATTTTTAAAAAAATAGATAAAAATTTATACGTAAATGAGCTCTATCACGGCCCAACAAGGGCATTTAAGGATATGGCGCTTCAGCCCTTTGGCTCGCTGCTTAGCCAGCTAGCAAAAGAGAGAGGCGAAAGATACCTTATCATGTGCGCAACTAGCGGTGACACGGGCCCTGCGACACTTCAAACCTTCGCAAACGATGAAAATATCAAGGTTGTCTGCCTCTATCCAGATGGCGGCACGAGCGAGGTTCAAAAGCTTCAGATGCAGACCATGCAAGGTGAAAATTTAAAGGTTTTTGGCATAAAAGGCGACTTTGACGACGCCCAAAGAGCGCTAAAAACGCTGCTTGCAAATGATAAATTTAAATCTGAGCTTAAGAAAAAGCGCCTTAAACTAAGCGCGGCAAACTCGGTAAATTTTGGCAGAATTCTCTTTCAGATCATCTACCACGCCTACGCCTACGCAAATTTACTAAAACAAAAGGCGCTTAAGGCAAACGAGAGCTTTGACATCATCGTGCCAAGTGGAAATTTCGGCAACGCTCTTGGGGCGTATTACGCTAAAAAAATGGGCGCAAAGATCGGTAAGATCAAGATCGCCTCAAACGCAAACAACATCTTGACGCAGTTTTTCACCACCGGAGTTTACGACCTCAGGGACAAAAAGCTGGTTAAGACGATAAGCCCAGCCATGGATATTTTAATAAGCTCAAACGTCGAGCGCTTGCTATTTGATAAATTTGGCAGCGTTAGAACTAATGAGCTCATGCAAAGCTTAGCCAAAAATAAATTTTATAAGCTTAGCAAGCAAGAGCTTGAAGTGCTACAAGAGGACTTTGAGGCTAGCTGGTGCGAAGATAAAGAGTGCGAGGCATATATCGCAAAGCTCGCAAAGGACGGCTACGCGATCGATCCGCATACGGCTACTTGCTTTAAAATGGTGGATGCTAGCCGCATAAATGTCATCACATCGACCGCGCACTGGGTGAAATTTACGCCAAGCATGATCAAAGCGTGCCAGATCAAAGATACAAAAGATGAAAAAGATGCGCTCGCAAAGACTGCTAAAATCTTAAATGACAGCGTGCCAAACTCGATAAACTCGCTATTTAGTGCGAAAATTTTGCATAAAAATATCATAAAAGAGGACGAGATCAAAAAGTGCGTCCTAGAATGGATCGAGCGATGA
- the cutA gene encoding divalent-cation tolerance protein CutA — MRILITSVAKKKEAKKLSKKLVKKGLAACVSSFSAKSIYLWQEKLCDEKEQILLIKTDVKFKKVAKFIRKYHSYETPEILALKPKEIFKKYENWIKKSTKKGKK, encoded by the coding sequence ATGAGAATCTTAATCACCTCAGTCGCAAAGAAAAAAGAGGCAAAAAAACTAAGCAAAAAGCTCGTAAAAAAGGGCCTTGCAGCTTGCGTGAGTAGCTTTAGCGCAAAGAGCATTTATCTTTGGCAAGAGAAGCTTTGTGATGAAAAAGAGCAAATTTTACTCATAAAAACGGACGTGAAATTTAAAAAAGTAGCTAAATTTATAAGAAAGTACCACAGCTACGAAACCCCAGAAATTTTGGCACTTAAGCCAAAAGAGATATTTAAAAAATATGAAAATTGGATAAAAAAATCAACTAAAAAAGGCAAAAAATGA
- a CDS encoding tetraacyldisaccharide 4'-kinase: MFKKFNILLHSWANDYFFRPNFFQILLAFLLMPLSFIYALVVVCKKFSAQKKDLGIKIISVGNLTLGGSGKTPLCVAIAKNFEGAFIILRGYKRKSKGMQVVARDGEILLDVAASGDEAMIYATSLKNANVIVSEDRKIAINYAKKHGAKYILLDDGFSKFDIAKFDILVRPNPEPKLKLCLPSGAYRYPFSFYKFGDFIACEGQTHFRKSEILNKSEKMVLVTAIANPARLEAFFSECVGQVFFPDHYDFSKEELSEILQTYGATSLLMTQKDYVKVKDFGLRVSLITLEVTLSEEFKKVLAKQI; encoded by the coding sequence GTGTTTAAGAAATTTAACATCCTTTTACACTCTTGGGCGAATGACTACTTTTTTCGCCCAAATTTCTTTCAAATTTTACTAGCATTTTTACTTATGCCACTAAGTTTTATCTACGCTTTAGTCGTTGTTTGCAAGAAATTTAGCGCGCAAAAAAAAGATCTAGGCATAAAGATAATAAGCGTTGGAAATTTAACCCTTGGAGGAAGCGGCAAGACCCCACTTTGCGTGGCTATCGCTAAGAATTTCGAGGGCGCTTTTATCATTCTTAGAGGCTATAAAAGAAAGAGCAAAGGCATGCAAGTTGTCGCTAGGGATGGCGAAATTTTACTTGACGTAGCGGCAAGTGGCGATGAGGCGATGATATATGCCACAAGCCTTAAAAACGCAAATGTGATTGTAAGCGAAGATAGAAAAATAGCCATAAACTACGCCAAAAAGCATGGCGCGAAGTATATCTTGCTTGATGATGGATTTTCTAAATTTGATATAGCTAAATTTGACATCTTGGTGCGTCCAAACCCAGAGCCAAAGCTAAAGCTTTGCCTGCCAAGCGGGGCTTATAGATATCCATTTAGCTTTTATAAATTTGGTGATTTTATAGCGTGCGAGGGGCAAACTCACTTTAGAAAGAGTGAAATTTTAAATAAAAGCGAAAAAATGGTGCTAGTTACCGCCATAGCAAACCCAGCCCGCCTTGAGGCATTTTTTAGCGAGTGCGTGGGACAGGTCTTTTTCCCTGATCACTACGACTTTTCAAAAGAAGAGCTAAGCGAAATTTTACAAACCTACGGCGCCACCTCACTTTTGATGACACAAAAGGACTATGTAAAGGTAAAGGATTTTGGGCTAAGAGTTTCGCTTATCACGCTTGAAGTTACGCTAAGTGAGGAGTTTAAAAAGGTTTTGGCGAAGCAAATTTAA
- a CDS encoding DegT/DnrJ/EryC1/StrS family aminotransferase: protein MREIPFYKPTITERESELIEEALHSENATDTVAKFEEKLKEYFGAKFVVTTNNIAAAHHLALSAMDTKRGDKVICSVNAFPSVAQAVRHFDAEPIFVDIDEEDFNISPEALEKVLKEQNHKKLKCAFISHIAGQSARLDEIKAICEKYGIVVLDDANRGIGLTYNGKKVGSDSFLSCFQTNSRVQNPISTVGFFTTNDEEVYKKAKLLRNYALVNGIDKFGSLSYIYDVVDIGLKYDINSINAAFSIAQLEKTDELIKRRKKIAEIYDKELKECHNITTPVKKREHIYTQYIIKINKNRDSFARELLERGIHTSLHYIPIHLLSYYKNKYSLKVNDFPNALKTYQQVLSLPIYHSLSDEEVQYICNTVKEISKSRV, encoded by the coding sequence ATGAGAGAAATTCCGTTTTACAAACCAACTATCACTGAGCGTGAGAGTGAGCTTATCGAAGAGGCTTTGCATTCTGAAAATGCTACTGATACGGTTGCTAAATTTGAAGAAAAGCTAAAAGAGTACTTTGGTGCTAAATTTGTTGTCACTACAAACAACATCGCAGCAGCGCACCATCTAGCACTAAGCGCGATGGATACAAAGCGCGGTGACAAGGTCATCTGCTCAGTAAATGCCTTCCCTAGCGTGGCTCAGGCTGTTAGACATTTTGATGCCGAGCCTATCTTTGTTGATATCGATGAAGAGGACTTTAATATCAGCCCAGAAGCCCTTGAAAAGGTGCTAAAAGAGCAAAATCACAAAAAACTAAAATGTGCTTTTATCTCACACATCGCTGGACAAAGCGCTAGGCTTGATGAGATAAAGGCTATCTGCGAAAAATATGGCATCGTCGTTTTAGATGATGCAAACCGAGGCATAGGACTAACATACAATGGCAAAAAGGTTGGTTCAGACTCGTTTTTATCATGCTTTCAGACAAACTCACGTGTGCAAAATCCTATCTCAACAGTTGGATTTTTCACGACAAATGACGAAGAGGTCTATAAAAAAGCAAAACTACTTCGTAACTATGCTCTTGTAAATGGTATAGATAAATTTGGTAGTTTAAGCTACATCTACGACGTCGTTGATATCGGTTTAAAATACGACATAAACTCGATAAATGCGGCGTTTTCTATCGCTCAGCTTGAAAAGACAGACGAGCTTATAAAACGTAGAAAAAAGATCGCTGAAATTTACGATAAAGAGCTTAAAGAGTGTCACAACATCACAACTCCAGTCAAAAAACGCGAGCACATCTACACTCAGTACATCATCAAGATAAATAAAAACCGCGACAGCTTTGCTAGAGAGCTTTTGGAGCGTGGAATTCACACTTCGCTGCACTACATACCGATACATTTGCTAAGCTATTATAAAAATAAATATTCGCTTAAAGTAAATGACTTCCCAAATGCTCTAAAGACATATCAACAAGTCTTGTCGCTACCTATATATCATAGTTTGAGCGACGAAGAGGTGCAATATATCTGCAACACGGTAAAAGAAATTTCTAAATCTCGTGTTTAA
- a CDS encoding NAD+ synthase, translated as MKGYQKIEETLVFSLKDKTKGKKLLLGVSGGIDSAVVATLCARAKPDETHALIMPTASSNRQNMDDALNLCEKLNIKYKVLSIEGILNAFYETIDVNLSNLRKGNLAARVRMSLLYDYSSSINALVIGTSNKSELMLGYGTIFGDLACAINPIGELYKSEIFEFAKHLGVDENFIKKAPSADLWDGQSDEGDIGYSYAVIDEILQNLENNKEQAIKKFGLKAVLDIENRVVSNRFKRQMPLIVKI; from the coding sequence ATGAAGGGGTATCAAAAAATAGAAGAAACCTTAGTTTTTAGCTTAAAAGATAAAACTAAAGGTAAAAAACTACTATTAGGTGTAAGTGGCGGTATTGATTCTGCTGTGGTTGCGACACTTTGTGCGAGAGCAAAGCCAGATGAAACTCACGCACTCATCATGCCAACGGCATCATCAAACAGACAAAATATGGACGATGCCTTAAATTTATGTGAAAAACTAAACATAAAATACAAGGTTTTATCCATTGAGGGCATTTTAAATGCCTTTTACGAAACGATAGATGTAAATTTAAGCAATTTAAGAAAAGGGAATTTGGCAGCTAGAGTTAGAATGAGCTTGCTTTATGATTATTCATCTAGTATAAACGCTCTGGTCATCGGCACAAGCAACAAAAGTGAGCTTATGCTTGGTTATGGCACGATATTTGGGGATTTGGCGTGCGCGATAAATCCTATCGGGGAGCTTTATAAGAGTGAAATTTTTGAATTTGCAAAACATCTTGGTGTTGATGAAAATTTTATCAAAAAAGCACCTTCGGCTGATCTTTGGGATGGGCAAAGTGACGAGGGCGACATAGGTTACAGCTATGCTGTCATTGATGAAATTTTACAAAATTTAGAAAATAACAAGGAGCAAGCCATCAAAAAGTTTGGATTAAAAGCGGTCTTGGATATAGAAAATAGAGTTGTTTCAAACAGGTTTAAACGACAAATGCCGTTGATAGTGAAAATTTAA
- a CDS encoding MBL fold metallo-hydrolase has translation MRVMHKSFGDFGTNCYIVTKNGSSLVIDPGDGAKEWVLQNAQNLKAILCTHGHFDHIYDVSELKNELKIPVYINKFDAFMCESDIFGYMKNTFVPDVLVKGDESFVMGDFSFKFRHFPGHTPGCSMIEINDAMFSGDFLFKGSIGRWDFPYSDKNEMLKSLEKCKNLKGDFALYPGHGESSTLKAEQQELDRWVEIVKRS, from the coding sequence ATGAGAGTAATGCATAAAAGTTTTGGCGATTTTGGGACAAATTGCTACATCGTTACCAAAAATGGCTCAAGTTTGGTGATAGATCCAGGAGATGGGGCAAAAGAGTGGGTCTTGCAAAATGCACAAAATTTAAAGGCGATACTTTGCACTCATGGACATTTTGATCATATTTACGACGTGAGCGAGCTAAAAAATGAGCTAAAAATCCCAGTTTATATCAATAAATTTGATGCTTTTATGTGTGAGAGTGACATTTTTGGCTATATGAAAAACACCTTTGTGCCAGATGTTTTGGTTAAAGGCGATGAGAGCTTTGTAATGGGTGACTTTTCTTTTAAATTTCGTCACTTCCCAGGGCACACACCGGGCTGCTCGATGATAGAGATAAATGACGCGATGTTTAGTGGAGATTTTTTATTTAAAGGTAGCATCGGACGCTGGGACTTTCCATATTCGGATAAAAATGAGATGCTAAAAAGCTTAGAAAAATGTAAAAATCTAAAGGGTGACTTCGCACTTTACCCAGGACACGGCGAAAGTAGCACGCTAAAAGCCGAGCAACAAGAGCTTGATAGATGGGTGGAGATCGTTAAAAGGTCTTGA
- the dnaK gene encoding molecular chaperone DnaK yields MSKVIGIDLGTTNSCVSVFERGESKVIPNKEGKNTTPSVVAFTDKGEILVGDVAKRQAVTNPEKTIYSIKRIMGLMSNEKNAEEAKARLPYHVVDRNGACAVEIAGKVYTPQEISAKILIKLKEDAEAYLGEKVTDAVITVPAYFNDSQRKATKEAGTIAGLNVLRIINEPTAAALAYGLDKKEAEKILVYDLGGGTFDVTVLETGDNIVEVLATGGNAFLGGDDFDNKIIDWLVSEFKNETGIDLKGDIMALQRLKEAAENAKKELSSAQETEINLPFITADATGPKHLVKKLTRAKFEGMIDSLVGETITKINEVIKDAGLSKSDIKEVVMVGGSTRVPLVQEEVKKAFGKELNKSVNPDEVVAIGAAIQGAVIKGDVKDVLLLDVTPLSLGIETLGGVMTKIIEKGTTIPTKKSQVFSTAEDNQSAVTIMVLQGEREFARDNKSLGNFNLEGIPAAPRGVPQIEVEFDIDANGILTVSAKDKATGKAQNITISGSSGLSEDEINSMVKDAELHKEEDKKRKDAVEARNQADALVHQTEKSMSELGEKVPAEDRSNIEAALNDLKEVLKDENSSKEQIDAKVEALSKASHKLAEAMYKKDENAGANGGNKKDDDVIDAEVE; encoded by the coding sequence ATGTCAAAAGTTATAGGTATAGACTTAGGTACAACAAACTCTTGTGTGAGCGTTTTTGAGCGCGGCGAGAGCAAGGTTATCCCAAATAAAGAGGGCAAAAACACAACTCCATCTGTTGTTGCTTTTACAGATAAAGGTGAAATTCTAGTAGGTGACGTCGCAAAACGTCAAGCAGTTACAAACCCTGAAAAAACGATATATTCTATCAAACGTATCATGGGTTTGATGAGCAATGAAAAAAATGCTGAAGAGGCAAAGGCTCGCTTACCATATCACGTTGTAGATAGAAATGGCGCTTGCGCGGTTGAGATCGCTGGTAAGGTCTATACTCCGCAAGAAATTTCAGCAAAAATTCTTATCAAACTAAAAGAAGATGCTGAAGCATACCTTGGTGAAAAGGTAACAGATGCGGTTATCACAGTGCCAGCTTACTTTAACGATAGCCAAAGAAAGGCTACAAAAGAGGCTGGAACGATTGCAGGACTAAATGTGCTTCGTATCATCAACGAGCCAACAGCTGCGGCACTTGCTTATGGTCTTGATAAAAAAGAGGCTGAGAAAATTTTAGTTTATGACCTAGGTGGTGGTACATTCGACGTTACAGTGCTTGAAACTGGCGATAATATCGTTGAAGTTTTGGCAACTGGCGGTAACGCATTCTTAGGTGGTGATGACTTTGATAACAAGATCATCGACTGGTTGGTAAGTGAGTTTAAAAACGAAACTGGTATCGATCTAAAAGGCGATATCATGGCACTTCAACGCTTGAAAGAAGCAGCTGAAAATGCTAAAAAAGAGCTAAGCTCAGCTCAAGAGACTGAGATAAATTTACCATTTATCACAGCTGACGCGACTGGTCCAAAACACCTTGTCAAAAAGCTAACTCGCGCTAAATTTGAAGGTATGATCGACTCACTTGTGGGCGAGACTATCACTAAGATAAATGAAGTCATCAAAGATGCAGGTCTAAGCAAGAGCGACATCAAAGAGGTCGTAATGGTCGGTGGTTCAACTCGTGTGCCACTTGTTCAAGAAGAGGTTAAAAAAGCATTTGGCAAAGAGCTAAATAAGAGCGTGAACCCAGATGAAGTCGTGGCTATCGGTGCTGCGATCCAAGGTGCGGTTATAAAAGGCGACGTTAAAGATGTTCTACTTCTTGACGTTACTCCACTTAGCCTTGGTATCGAGACACTTGGCGGCGTTATGACTAAGATCATCGAAAAAGGTACAACCATACCAACTAAGAAAAGCCAAGTCTTCTCAACTGCTGAAGATAACCAAAGTGCCGTTACTATCATGGTTTTACAAGGTGAGCGTGAGTTTGCAAGGGATAATAAATCACTTGGTAACTTCAACTTAGAGGGCATCCCAGCAGCTCCAAGAGGCGTGCCTCAAATCGAAGTTGAATTTGACATCGACGCAAACGGAATTTTAACCGTTTCAGCAAAAGATAAAGCGACTGGCAAAGCCCAAAACATCACTATCTCAGGATCAAGCGGTCTTAGCGAAGATGAGATAAATAGCATGGTAAAAGATGCTGAGCTTCACAAAGAAGAGGATAAAAAACGCAAAGACGCAGTCGAAGCTAGAAACCAAGCAGACGCGCTTGTTCATCAAACTGAAAAGAGCATGAGCGAGCTTGGCGAGAAAGTCCCAGCTGAAGATAGAAGCAACATCGAAGCTGCGCTAAATGATCTAAAAGAGGTTCTAAAAGATGAAAACTCTTCAAAAGAGCAAATCGACGCAAAGGTAGAAGCTCTAAGCAAAGCTAGCCACAAACTAGCAGAAGCTATGTATAAAAAAGATGAAAACGCTGGTGCAAACGGCGGCAACAAAAAAGACGACGACGTCATAGACGCTGAAGTCGAGTAA